From Actinoplanes oblitus, a single genomic window includes:
- a CDS encoding sensor histidine kinase: MGDRYEARLLPKWRRALLVLAAVLVSPALWLVTTEALPPVAGRGLAVGLAVAQVVALRRLAHVMGEHDGDQDQAPRQLAHVTGEHDDGQDRTLRRLAHVTGEHDGDQDRTPRRLVIALILVTGAALQLVVPSLGPGLVFVVLCTYAWARPAGESLWALAGTVLAVCGPAAAQQRWAAAGMWLAASLLAWSWGALGRARAARREAERRQAVLEERGRIARELHDVLSHTVSVMVVQAAAADDVFEINPGQARDAIRRTETAGREALAELRSFLRVVRDGDQGGAPDEPPLPALGDVGRLAETMTGAGLTVTLRREGAAEPPAGVQLCAYRIVQEALTNTLRHSGAGRAEVLVRVTDAEVELEVRDDGHGGTGDGAGNGIRGMRERAATVGGELTAGPGPDGGFLVRARLPWQGATRRRTRQSGPGAA, encoded by the coding sequence ATGGGGGACCGTTACGAGGCACGGTTGCTGCCGAAGTGGCGGCGGGCGCTGCTGGTGCTCGCCGCGGTGCTGGTCTCCCCCGCGCTCTGGCTGGTGACCACCGAGGCGCTGCCGCCGGTCGCCGGGCGCGGCCTAGCGGTCGGGCTGGCCGTGGCACAGGTGGTGGCGCTGCGCCGGCTGGCCCACGTGATGGGCGAGCACGACGGTGATCAGGACCAGGCGCCGCGCCAGCTGGCCCACGTGACCGGCGAGCACGACGATGGTCAGGACCGGACGCTGCGCCGGCTGGCCCACGTGACGGGCGAGCACGACGGTGATCAGGACCGGACGCCGCGCCGGCTGGTGATCGCGCTGATCCTGGTGACCGGTGCGGCCCTGCAACTGGTGGTGCCCTCGCTCGGGCCGGGACTGGTCTTCGTGGTGCTGTGCACCTACGCGTGGGCGCGGCCGGCCGGCGAGAGCCTGTGGGCGCTGGCCGGTACCGTCCTCGCGGTGTGCGGCCCGGCCGCGGCGCAGCAACGGTGGGCGGCGGCCGGGATGTGGCTGGCCGCTTCGCTGCTGGCCTGGAGCTGGGGCGCGCTGGGCCGGGCCCGTGCCGCCCGGCGGGAGGCGGAACGGCGGCAGGCGGTGCTGGAGGAGCGTGGCCGGATCGCCCGGGAGTTGCATGACGTGCTGTCCCACACGGTGTCGGTGATGGTGGTGCAGGCCGCGGCCGCCGACGACGTCTTCGAGATCAACCCGGGGCAGGCCCGGGACGCGATCCGGCGCACCGAGACGGCCGGGCGCGAGGCCCTCGCCGAGTTGCGGTCCTTCCTGCGTGTCGTGCGGGACGGCGACCAGGGCGGTGCGCCGGACGAGCCACCGCTGCCGGCGCTCGGGGATGTCGGGCGGCTCGCCGAGACGATGACCGGGGCCGGGCTGACGGTGACGCTGCGCCGGGAGGGTGCGGCCGAGCCGCCGGCCGGGGTGCAGTTGTGCGCCTACCGGATCGTGCAGGAGGCGCTGACCAATACACTCCGGCACTCCGGCGCCGGACGGGCCGAGGTGCTGGTCCGGGTCACCGACGCGGAGGTGGAGCTCGAAGTGCGCGACGACGGTCACGGCGGCACCGGTGACGGGGCCGGCAACGGTATCCGGGGCATGCGGGAGCGAGCCGCCACGGTCGGCGGCGAGCTGACCGCCGGACCGGGCCCGGACGGCGGCTTCCTGGTCCGGGCGCGGCTGCCCTGGCAGGGCGCCACGCGGCGCCGGACCCGGCAGTCCGGACCGGGCGCGGCGTGA
- a CDS encoding acyl-CoA dehydrogenase family protein, translating to MPTPGLEGYAEPWRKPEHDDLAEMVRSFFLNEVVPHAARLEQQGHPDRAHYLRAGELGLLGLSVPEQYGGGGGDFTHEAVLLHEQTLAGEGSLGLAVHSGIVTGYLAAYGTEEQKRRWLPRLCGGELIGAIAMTEPDGGSDLQAIRTRAVRDGDDYLVSGSKTFITNGYLADLLVLAVKTDQSAKAHGMSLLVCELDEDAPGFRRGRNLEKIGLHANDTAELFFDDFRVPAADVLGGPEAENTGFYQLMRQLPQERLVIGVGAVAAMQRALALATAYAKERTAFGKPLVGHQNTRMVLAECATRTRASRVFLDDCIVRHQRGELDVATAAMAKLYLTEGQCEVVDRCLQIFGGYGYTTEYPIARMYADARVQKIYGGTNEIMKELIARAL from the coding sequence ATGCCAACACCCGGACTGGAGGGCTACGCCGAGCCGTGGCGCAAGCCGGAACACGACGACCTGGCCGAGATGGTCCGGTCCTTCTTCCTCAACGAGGTGGTGCCGCACGCCGCCCGCCTCGAACAGCAGGGTCATCCCGACCGCGCGCACTACCTGCGAGCCGGCGAGCTGGGCCTGCTCGGCCTCTCGGTGCCGGAGCAGTACGGCGGCGGGGGCGGTGACTTCACCCACGAGGCGGTGCTGCTGCACGAGCAGACGCTCGCCGGCGAGGGCAGCCTCGGCCTGGCCGTGCACAGCGGCATCGTGACCGGCTATCTGGCCGCCTACGGCACCGAGGAGCAGAAGCGGCGCTGGCTGCCCCGGCTGTGCGGCGGCGAGCTGATCGGCGCCATCGCGATGACCGAGCCGGACGGCGGCTCGGATCTGCAGGCGATCCGGACCCGTGCGGTCCGCGACGGCGACGACTACCTGGTGAGCGGCTCCAAGACCTTCATCACCAACGGGTATTTGGCGGACCTATTGGTCCTGGCCGTGAAGACCGATCAGTCCGCCAAGGCGCACGGTATGTCGTTGCTGGTCTGCGAGCTGGACGAGGACGCACCCGGCTTCCGGCGGGGCCGCAACCTGGAGAAGATCGGGCTGCACGCGAACGACACCGCGGAGCTGTTCTTCGACGACTTCCGGGTGCCGGCCGCCGACGTGCTGGGCGGGCCGGAGGCCGAGAACACCGGCTTCTACCAGCTGATGCGGCAGCTGCCGCAGGAGCGCCTGGTGATCGGCGTGGGAGCGGTCGCCGCCATGCAGCGGGCCCTCGCGCTGGCCACCGCGTACGCGAAGGAACGCACCGCCTTCGGCAAACCGCTGGTCGGCCACCAGAACACCCGCATGGTGCTCGCCGAGTGCGCCACCCGCACGCGCGCGTCACGAGTTTTCCTGGACGACTGCATCGTCCGGCACCAGCGCGGTGAACTGGACGTGGCGACCGCCGCGATGGCCAAGCTCTACCTGACCGAGGGCCAGTGCGAGGTCGTCGACCGCTGCCTGCAGATCTTCGGCGGCTACGGCTACACCACCGAGTACCCGATCGCCCGGATGTACGCCGACGCCCGGGTCCAGAAGATCTACGGCGGCACCAACGAGATCATGAAGGAGCTGATCGCCCGTGCCCTCTGA
- a CDS encoding sulfatase-like hydrolase/transferase, whose product MPQTDLADEQSPEPEITEVSDEQSPTPEITEGTTDAPDTGITENTADPAAERLDAPGPKQPGRVRRFLRHRWISRGLTVLACLIVFAALLYPNVLKRLTPGSFTRIPVEAAIGIAVLIALPRRPRRVTAALGGVVLGWVVLEKCLDMGFFQVLNRPFDPVLDWVLFDDAYDFVHESYGPAGAFGAVAAIVLLVTVVLGITTWATLRVTTLLGEDRRKSAFTAGGIATAWALSLAFGIPTVLPHVPLAARTTLSYAWDRASQARDGIRNEAAFAREVKVDAFQNVPPTQLLTGLTGKDVMLTFVESYGRNAVEAPNLAPGVDPVLQAGTAKLKAAGFTSRSGWLTSPTFGGGSWLAHSTTMSGLWINNQSRYRNLTASTRLTLPSLFRSAGWDTVSVMPGATRAWPEGNFYGFNRVWDSRNLGYTGPKFSWAPMPDQYTLKKFSEVEYTKAGRKPLFVEMPLVSSHTPWAPIPEFLDWDQVGDGSVYNGIVANQPTKAEIWTASAKVRKEYGKSIQYTVTTLVDWITKYGNDNLVMVFLGDHQPSPVVTGDNASHDVPITIVAKDPAVIDRIASWNWTDGIKPATDAPVWPMNTFRDRFLTAMSEGSH is encoded by the coding sequence GTGCCACAAACTGACCTCGCCGACGAGCAGAGCCCGGAACCGGAGATCACGGAGGTCTCGGACGAGCAGAGCCCGACCCCGGAGATCACGGAGGGCACCACCGACGCCCCGGACACCGGGATCACCGAGAACACCGCGGACCCGGCGGCCGAGCGGCTCGACGCTCCCGGACCGAAGCAGCCCGGCCGCGTACGAAGATTTCTCCGGCACCGCTGGATCAGCCGCGGCCTCACCGTGCTGGCCTGCCTGATCGTCTTCGCCGCCCTGCTCTATCCGAACGTGCTCAAGCGCCTCACCCCGGGCAGCTTCACCCGGATCCCGGTCGAGGCGGCGATCGGCATCGCCGTCCTGATCGCGCTCCCCCGCCGCCCCCGGCGGGTCACCGCCGCGCTCGGCGGCGTCGTGCTCGGCTGGGTGGTCCTGGAGAAGTGCCTGGACATGGGCTTCTTCCAGGTGTTGAACCGGCCGTTCGACCCGGTGCTGGACTGGGTGCTCTTCGACGACGCCTACGACTTCGTGCACGAGTCCTACGGACCGGCCGGCGCGTTCGGCGCGGTCGCCGCGATCGTCCTGCTGGTCACCGTGGTGCTCGGCATCACCACCTGGGCGACGCTGCGGGTCACCACCCTGCTCGGCGAGGACCGGCGCAAGTCCGCGTTCACCGCCGGCGGCATCGCGACCGCCTGGGCGCTGTCCCTGGCGTTCGGCATCCCCACCGTGCTGCCGCACGTCCCGCTCGCCGCGCGCACCACGCTCAGCTACGCGTGGGACCGCGCCAGCCAGGCCCGCGACGGCATCAGGAACGAGGCCGCGTTCGCCCGCGAGGTCAAGGTCGACGCCTTCCAGAACGTCCCGCCGACCCAGCTCCTCACCGGCCTGACCGGCAAGGACGTCATGCTCACCTTCGTCGAGAGCTACGGCCGCAACGCCGTCGAGGCACCCAACCTGGCCCCCGGCGTCGACCCGGTCCTGCAGGCCGGCACCGCCAAGCTCAAGGCGGCCGGCTTCACCTCCCGCAGCGGCTGGCTCACCTCACCCACCTTCGGCGGCGGCAGCTGGCTGGCCCACTCCACCACCATGTCCGGCCTGTGGATCAACAACCAGAGCCGGTACCGCAACCTGACCGCCAGCACCCGGCTCACCCTGCCCAGCCTGTTCCGGTCGGCCGGCTGGGACACCGTCAGCGTCATGCCCGGCGCCACCCGGGCCTGGCCGGAGGGCAACTTCTACGGCTTCAACCGGGTCTGGGACTCCCGCAACCTCGGTTACACCGGCCCCAAGTTCAGCTGGGCGCCGATGCCCGACCAGTACACGCTCAAGAAGTTCTCCGAGGTGGAGTACACCAAGGCCGGCCGCAAGCCGCTCTTCGTCGAGATGCCGCTGGTCTCCAGCCACACCCCGTGGGCGCCGATCCCCGAGTTCCTCGACTGGGACCAGGTCGGCGACGGCTCCGTCTACAACGGCATCGTCGCCAACCAGCCGACGAAGGCCGAGATCTGGACCGCCTCCGCCAAGGTCCGCAAGGAGTACGGCAAGTCGATCCAGTACACGGTCACCACCCTCGTCGACTGGATCACCAAGTACGGCAACGACAACCTGGTCATGGTCTTCCTCGGCGACCACCAGCCGTCCCCGGTGGTGACCGGCGACAACGCCAGCCACGACGTGCCCATCACGATCGTCGCGAAGGATCCGGCGGTCATCGACCGGATCGCGTCGTGGAACTGGACCGACGGCATCAAACCGGCCACCGACGCCCCGGTCTGGCCGATGAACACCTTCCGCGACCGATTCCTGACCGCCATGAGCGAAGGCTCCCACTGA
- a CDS encoding acetyl-CoA C-acetyltransferase has translation MPSEAYIYDAVRTPRGRGKENGALHGTKPISLVTGLIDAVRERNPGLDPQRVEDVVLGIVTPIGEQGGDLARAAALVAGLPDTTGGVQLNRFCASGLEAVNQAASRIRSGWEHLILAGGVESMSRNPMGSDGGAWFLDPETALATSFVPQGISADLIATLEGFTRDDVDGYAIQSQERAAKAIAGGAFTRSIVPVRDPNGLDVLTVDEHPRPDTTRAGLGKLRPSFAGIGEQAGFDAVALQKYHWLEAIDHVHHAGNSSGIVDGAALVMIGSADAGRELGLTPRARIVGAAVSGADPTLMLTGPTPATEKALSTAGLTTADIDLFEINEAFAAVVLKYIRDLGLDPEKVNVNGGAIALGHPLGATGAMLVGTVVDELERRDLHRAVVTLCIGGGMGVATVIERVTEFAK, from the coding sequence GTGCCCTCTGAGGCTTATATCTACGACGCGGTACGCACCCCGCGCGGGCGCGGCAAGGAGAACGGAGCGCTGCACGGCACCAAGCCGATCAGCCTGGTCACGGGACTGATCGACGCCGTACGGGAAAGGAATCCCGGTCTCGACCCGCAGCGGGTCGAAGACGTCGTGCTGGGCATCGTCACGCCGATCGGTGAGCAGGGCGGCGATCTGGCCCGCGCCGCCGCGCTGGTGGCCGGCCTGCCGGACACCACCGGCGGGGTGCAGCTCAACCGGTTCTGCGCGTCCGGCCTGGAGGCGGTCAACCAGGCCGCGTCCCGGATCCGTTCCGGGTGGGAACACCTGATCCTGGCCGGCGGCGTCGAGTCGATGTCGCGCAACCCGATGGGCTCGGACGGCGGCGCCTGGTTCCTCGACCCGGAGACCGCGCTGGCCACCAGCTTCGTGCCGCAGGGGATCAGCGCCGACCTGATCGCCACCCTGGAGGGCTTCACCCGCGACGACGTCGACGGCTACGCGATCCAGTCGCAGGAGCGGGCCGCCAAGGCGATCGCCGGTGGCGCGTTCACCCGCTCGATAGTGCCGGTCCGCGACCCGAACGGCCTGGACGTCCTCACCGTCGACGAGCATCCGCGGCCGGACACCACCCGGGCCGGGCTGGGCAAGCTGCGGCCGTCCTTCGCCGGGATCGGCGAGCAGGCCGGGTTCGACGCGGTGGCGCTGCAGAAGTACCACTGGCTGGAGGCGATCGACCACGTCCACCACGCCGGCAACTCGTCCGGGATCGTGGACGGCGCGGCGCTGGTCATGATCGGCTCGGCCGACGCCGGACGCGAGCTCGGCCTGACGCCCCGGGCGCGGATCGTCGGGGCCGCGGTGAGCGGCGCCGACCCGACGCTGATGCTGACCGGGCCGACCCCCGCGACGGAGAAGGCGCTTTCCACGGCCGGCCTCACCACCGCGGACATCGACCTGTTCGAGATCAACGAGGCGTTCGCCGCGGTGGTCCTCAAATACATCCGCGACCTCGGCCTCGACCCGGAGAAGGTGAACGTCAACGGCGGCGCGATCGCCCTCGGCCACCCGCTCGGCGCGACCGGCGCGATGCTGGTCGGCACCGTGGTCGACGAACTGGAGCGGCGCGACCTGCACCGGGCCGTGGTCACCCTCTGCATCGGCGGCGGCATGGGCGTCGCGACAGTCATCGAGCGCGTTACGGAGTTCGCCAAGTGA
- a CDS encoding propionyl-CoA synthetase, with the protein MADYRQTYQRSISDPDGFWREAAAAISWHVAPTRILDDSEAPIFRWFPDAELNTCYNALDRHVEEGHGERAALVYDSPVTGVTRTYSYRRLRDEVAVFAGALRRLGVGRGDRVVIYMAMVPETVIAMLACARLGAVHSVVFGGFGARELAARIDDARPKVIVATSCGVEGGRVVPYQPMLDAALRQAAHRPDRCVILQRPEQPLGMLGERDLTWAEAVADVEPAECVAVRATDPLYILYTSGTTGRPKGVVRDNGGHAVALRWSMEHIFGVRPGEVFWAASDVGWVVGHSYIVYAPLLTGATTILYEGKPVGTPDAGAFWRVAAQHRVTSMFTAPTALRAIRKEDPEGKHLFGYDLSALRLLFLAGERLDPQTYRWAGDLLGVPVIDNWWQTETGWPIAASPRGIEELPTKPGSPSLPMPGYRVRVVDESGNDLPPGAEGAIVIGLPLPPGCLPTLWQDDERYVRSYLTAFQGNYLTGDGGRFDEDGYLYVLGRTDDVINVAGHRLSTGAMEEVLAGHPAVAECAVIGVHDELKGQAPRAFVVLKAGAEANGVAAELIARVRDQIGPVAALRRVDVVAALPKTRSGKILRGTMRGIADTGDAPVPSTIEDPAVLDALRPVLHP; encoded by the coding sequence ATGGCTGACTACCGGCAGACCTACCAGCGCAGCATCAGCGACCCCGACGGCTTCTGGCGGGAGGCCGCGGCCGCGATCTCCTGGCACGTCGCGCCGACGCGGATCCTCGACGACAGTGAGGCGCCGATCTTCCGGTGGTTTCCCGACGCGGAGCTGAACACCTGCTACAACGCGCTGGACCGGCACGTCGAGGAGGGGCACGGCGAGCGGGCCGCGCTGGTCTACGACAGTCCGGTGACCGGGGTGACCAGGACGTACTCGTATCGGCGGCTGCGCGACGAGGTGGCGGTGTTCGCCGGGGCGCTGCGGCGGCTCGGGGTGGGGCGCGGGGACCGCGTGGTGATCTACATGGCGATGGTGCCGGAGACGGTGATCGCCATGCTGGCCTGCGCCCGGCTCGGCGCGGTGCACTCGGTGGTCTTCGGCGGGTTCGGGGCGCGGGAACTGGCGGCCCGCATCGACGACGCCAGGCCGAAAGTGATCGTCGCGACCTCGTGCGGGGTGGAGGGCGGCCGGGTGGTGCCGTACCAGCCGATGCTGGACGCGGCGCTGCGGCAGGCGGCGCACCGGCCGGACCGCTGCGTGATCCTGCAACGCCCCGAGCAACCCCTCGGGATGCTCGGCGAGCGCGACCTGACCTGGGCGGAAGCGGTCGCCGATGTGGAACCGGCGGAGTGCGTGGCGGTGCGAGCGACCGACCCGCTGTACATTTTGTACACGTCGGGGACGACCGGCCGGCCGAAGGGCGTGGTCCGGGACAACGGCGGGCACGCTGTCGCGCTGCGCTGGTCGATGGAGCACATCTTCGGGGTACGCCCAGGCGAGGTGTTCTGGGCGGCGTCCGACGTCGGATGGGTGGTCGGGCACTCGTACATCGTGTACGCGCCGCTGCTGACCGGCGCGACCACGATCCTCTACGAGGGCAAGCCGGTCGGCACCCCGGACGCCGGGGCGTTCTGGCGGGTGGCCGCGCAACACCGGGTGACCAGCATGTTCACCGCGCCGACAGCACTGCGCGCGATCCGCAAGGAGGATCCGGAGGGCAAACACCTCTTCGGGTACGACCTGAGCGCCCTGCGCCTGCTCTTCCTCGCCGGGGAGCGGCTGGACCCGCAGACCTACCGGTGGGCGGGTGACCTGCTCGGCGTGCCGGTGATCGACAACTGGTGGCAGACCGAGACCGGCTGGCCGATCGCGGCGAGTCCACGGGGGATCGAGGAGTTGCCGACCAAGCCGGGCTCGCCCTCGCTGCCGATGCCCGGTTACCGCGTGCGGGTCGTCGACGAGTCCGGTAATGATCTGCCGCCGGGCGCTGAGGGGGCGATCGTCATCGGTCTGCCGCTGCCGCCCGGTTGCCTACCGACGCTGTGGCAGGACGACGAGCGGTACGTGCGGTCGTACCTCACCGCGTTCCAGGGCAACTATCTGACCGGCGACGGCGGGCGCTTCGACGAGGACGGCTACCTGTACGTGCTGGGCCGCACCGACGACGTGATCAACGTGGCCGGGCACCGCCTGTCCACCGGTGCGATGGAGGAGGTGCTGGCCGGGCATCCGGCGGTCGCCGAGTGCGCGGTGATCGGCGTGCACGACGAGCTGAAGGGTCAGGCGCCCCGGGCGTTCGTGGTGCTCAAGGCCGGCGCCGAGGCGAACGGCGTGGCGGCCGAACTGATCGCCCGGGTCCGTGACCAGATCGGCCCGGTCGCCGCGCTGCGCCGCGTCGACGTGGTCGCCGCACTCCCCAAGACCCGGTCCGGCAAGATCCTCCGAGGCACCATGCGCGGGATCGCCGACACGGGCGATGCCCCGGTCCCGTCCACGATCGAGGATCCGGCGGTCCTCGACGCCCTACGCCCCGTCCTCCACCCCTGA
- a CDS encoding NtaA/DmoA family FMN-dependent monooxygenase (This protein belongs to a clade of FMN-dependent monooxygenases, within a broader family of flavin-dependent oxidoreductases, the luciferase-like monooxygenase (LMM) family, some of whose members use coenzyme F420 rather than FMN.) — MPKQIILAAHFPGVNNTTVWSDPAAGSQIAFASFEHLARTAERGRFDFFFLAEGLRLREQRGRIHDLDVVGRPDTLTVLAALAAVTEHLGLAGTLNATFHEPYELARQLATLDHLSGGRAAWNVVTSHGAFFGENFRRGGFLDHADRYRRAGEFIEAARTLWDADGGDFAVSSSQFGIRGRFGAPRSPQGHPVIIQAGDSAEGRETAARYADAVFSRHHRLTDARRFYRDVKDRLVRYGRAEHQLKIIPGVSYVLGDTDADAQERAHHIRRQQVSPQTAILLLEQLWNRDLSGYDPDGPLPEIDPLLDEDDTISKGRAGMYPDRLRTAAEWRALAEAKRLSIRDLIIEVTGRQNFIGTPDRVAAELNEYVQSDACDGFILVPHLTPTGLDDFVDRVVPLLQERGVLRTAYTTTTLRGHLGLGGD; from the coding sequence GTGCCGAAGCAGATCATCCTGGCCGCGCACTTCCCCGGGGTGAACAACACGACGGTGTGGAGCGACCCGGCCGCGGGCAGTCAGATCGCGTTCGCGTCGTTCGAGCATCTGGCCCGGACCGCCGAGCGGGGCAGATTCGACTTCTTCTTCCTGGCGGAGGGGCTGCGGCTGCGCGAGCAGCGCGGCCGGATCCACGACCTGGACGTGGTCGGCCGGCCGGACACGCTGACCGTGCTCGCCGCGCTGGCCGCGGTCACCGAGCACCTCGGGCTGGCCGGGACGCTGAACGCCACCTTCCACGAGCCGTACGAGCTGGCCCGCCAGCTGGCCACCCTCGATCACCTCTCCGGCGGCCGGGCCGCGTGGAACGTGGTGACCTCGCACGGCGCGTTCTTCGGCGAGAACTTCCGGCGCGGCGGCTTCCTCGACCACGCCGACCGGTACCGCCGGGCCGGCGAGTTCATCGAGGCGGCCCGCACGCTGTGGGACGCGGACGGCGGGGACTTCGCGGTCAGCAGCTCGCAGTTCGGCATCCGGGGGCGGTTCGGGGCGCCGCGCAGCCCGCAGGGCCACCCGGTGATCATTCAGGCCGGTGACTCGGCGGAGGGCCGGGAGACGGCCGCCCGCTACGCCGACGCGGTCTTCTCCCGGCACCATCGGCTCACCGACGCGCGGCGGTTCTACCGCGACGTCAAGGACCGGCTGGTCCGTTACGGGCGTGCGGAGCACCAGCTCAAGATCATCCCGGGGGTGTCCTACGTCCTCGGCGACACCGACGCCGACGCGCAGGAGCGGGCCCACCACATCCGGCGCCAGCAGGTCAGCCCGCAGACCGCGATCCTGCTGCTGGAGCAGCTGTGGAACCGGGACCTGTCCGGCTACGACCCGGACGGCCCGCTCCCGGAGATCGACCCGCTGCTCGACGAGGACGACACGATCAGCAAGGGCCGGGCCGGGATGTACCCGGACCGGCTGCGGACCGCCGCCGAGTGGCGGGCCCTGGCGGAGGCGAAGCGGCTGTCGATCCGGGACCTGATCATCGAGGTGACCGGCCGGCAGAACTTCATCGGCACCCCGGATCGGGTCGCCGCCGAGCTGAACGAGTACGTGCAGAGCGACGCCTGTGACGGCTTCATCCTGGTACCGCACCTGACCCCGACCGGCCTGGACGACTTCGTCGACCGGGTGGTGCCACTGCTGCAGGAGCGGGGCGTGCTGCGTACCGCCTACACGACCACGACGTTGCGGGGCCACCTCGGCCTCGGTGGGGACTGA
- a CDS encoding TetR/AcrR family transcriptional regulator yields MSSPASPPAPAAHRRRRLEPDARREQIMSVAVRLFGERPYAEVSTTDVARDAGVARGLVNHYFGTKKELYLEVVRVMLTVPEVALERLPSGDPPERVDAIVTWFLDVVSRHSTSWLAAITAGGMAGDTDVDQVIAEAIDVAADSVLAAVGVTARSGEALRGMARAYVGMCTYTAREWLQRGALTRDQVHTLLTTTLLAMVEKVFPQATG; encoded by the coding sequence GTGTCGTCACCAGCCAGCCCACCGGCCCCGGCCGCGCACCGCCGCCGGCGGCTGGAGCCGGACGCCCGGCGCGAGCAGATCATGTCGGTGGCGGTGCGGCTGTTCGGCGAACGCCCGTACGCGGAGGTCTCCACCACCGACGTGGCCCGGGACGCCGGCGTGGCCCGCGGCCTGGTCAACCACTACTTCGGGACGAAGAAGGAGCTCTACCTGGAGGTCGTCCGGGTGATGCTGACGGTCCCCGAGGTGGCCCTGGAGCGCCTGCCGAGCGGCGATCCGCCGGAACGGGTGGACGCCATCGTCACGTGGTTCCTCGACGTGGTCTCCCGGCACAGCACGTCCTGGCTGGCCGCGATCACCGCCGGTGGGATGGCCGGCGACACCGACGTCGACCAGGTCATCGCCGAAGCCATCGACGTCGCGGCGGACAGCGTCCTGGCCGCTGTCGGCGTCACCGCACGCTCCGGCGAGGCCCTGCGCGGCATGGCCCGGGCCTACGTCGGCATGTGCACCTACACCGCCCGGGAGTGGCTGCAGCGTGGCGCGCTGACCCGCGACCAGGTGCACACCCTGCTCACCACCACCCTGCTCGCCATGGTCGAGAAGGTCTTCCCGCAGGCCACCGGCTAG
- a CDS encoding response regulator, which yields MSIRVLIVDDQALVRVGFRMIIEAREDLEVVGEAGDGEQALRLAAQTRPDVVLMDVRMPGMDGLTATARLTAGVPAPRVIMLTTYDLDESLYSALRAGASGFLLKDVRPGDLAEAIRVVARGEALLAPTATRRLLDHFVAADLRPPGADARLDRLTGREREVLELLARGASNAEIATRMTVTEATVKTHVSAVLRKLDVRDRVQAVVLAYDLGVVRPRPSS from the coding sequence GTGAGCATCCGGGTGCTGATCGTCGACGACCAGGCGCTGGTCCGGGTCGGGTTCCGGATGATCATCGAGGCGCGCGAGGACCTCGAGGTGGTGGGTGAGGCGGGCGACGGCGAGCAGGCGCTCCGGCTCGCGGCGCAGACCCGGCCGGACGTCGTACTGATGGATGTCCGGATGCCCGGGATGGACGGCCTGACCGCGACCGCGCGGCTGACCGCCGGCGTGCCGGCGCCCCGCGTGATCATGCTGACCACCTACGACCTGGACGAGTCGCTGTACTCCGCGCTGCGCGCCGGGGCCAGCGGCTTCCTGCTCAAGGACGTCCGCCCGGGCGACCTGGCCGAGGCGATCCGGGTGGTGGCCCGCGGCGAGGCGCTGCTGGCCCCGACCGCGACCCGCCGGCTGCTCGACCACTTCGTCGCCGCCGACCTGCGCCCGCCCGGCGCCGACGCCCGCCTGGACCGGCTCACCGGCCGGGAGCGCGAGGTCCTGGAGCTGCTCGCCCGCGGCGCGTCGAACGCCGAGATCGCCACCCGGATGACGGTCACCGAGGCCACGGTGAAGACCCATGTCTCGGCCGTCCTGCGCAAGCTGGACGTCCGCGACCGGGTGCAGGCGGTGGTCCTGGCCTACGATCTCGGCGTGGTCCGGCCGCGGCCCTCATCCTGA